A stretch of Brassica rapa cultivar Chiifu-401-42 chromosome A08, CAAS_Brap_v3.01, whole genome shotgun sequence DNA encodes these proteins:
- the LOC103833121 gene encoding thioredoxin H5, translated as MAGEGEVIACHTLEVWSEKIKAANESKKLIVIDFTATWCPPCRFIAPVFVDMAKKFLNVVFFKIDVDELQSVAKEFKVEAMPTFLFMREGEIVDRVVGARKEEIHQTLMKHGGLVSSA; from the exons ATGGCCGGAGAAGGAGAAGTGATCGCTTGCCACACCCTCGAAGTCTGGAGCGAGAAGATCAAAGCCGCCAACGAATCCAAGAAACTG ATTGTGATAGACTTCACTGCTACATGGTGCCCACCTTGCCGCTTCATTGCACCAGTCTTTGTAGACATGGCCAAGAAGTTCCTCAACGTTGTCTTCTTCAAGATCGACGTTGACGAACTGCAATCCGTTGCTAAAGAGTTCAAAGTCGAGGCGATGCCCACTTTTCTCTTCATGAGAGAAGGCGAGATCGTGGATCGTGTTGTCGGGGCAAGGAAAGAGGAGATCCACCAGACCTTGATGAAGCATGGCGGTCTTGTCTCTTCTGCTTAA
- the LOC103833120 gene encoding beta-galactosidase 5, with translation MGTIWVLSKIVTFFLTAMLIGSSIIQCSVTYDKKAIVVNGHRRILLSGSIHYPRSTPEMWEDLIKKAKDGGLDVIDTYVFWNGHEPSPGIYNFEGRYDLVRFIKTVQEVGLYVHLRIGPYVCAEWNFGGFPVWLKYVPGISFRTDNGPFKDAMQGFTYKIVQMMKDHQFFASQGGPIILSQIENEFGPILKGSSDHSYVNWAVKMAVGLNTGVPWVMCKEDDAPDPIINTCNGFYCDHFTPNKPYKPTMWTEAWTGWFTLFGGTIRKRPVEDLAFGVTRFIQNGGSYINYYMYHGGTNFGRTAGGPFITTSYDYDAPIDEYGLVQEPKYSHLKQLHQAIKQCESALVSSDATVTKLGRYGEAHVFSAGKGSCAAFLSNYHMNAPAKVVFNKRQYTLPAWSTSILPDCENVVYNTATVVAKTSNVEMVPSGSVVYSVARYDEDIATYGDRGTITALGLLDQINVTRDTNDYLWYITSVDIKESESFLRGGKWPTLTVDSAGHAVHVFVNGHFYGSAFGTRENRKVSFSAPVNLRGGANRVALLSVAVGLPNDGPHFETWATGVVGSVALHGLDEGNKDLSRQKWTYQVGLRGEALNLISPTEASSVDWIKGSLAKQNKQPLTWYKAYFDTPRGNEPLALDLESMGKGQAWINGESLGRYWTAIAKGNCGSCNYAGAYRQANCQSGCGEPTQRWYHVPRSWLKPRGNLLVLFEELGGDISKVSVVKRSSVP, from the exons ATGGGAACCATCTGGGTTCTCTCCAAGATCGTTACCTTCTTC ctaacaGCAATGCTAATTGGATCCTCCATAATCCAGTGCAGCGTAACCTACGACAAAAAGGCCATAGTCGTCAATGGCCACCGTAGAATCCTCCTCTCCGGCTCCATTCACTACCCAAGAAGCACCCCTGAG ATGTGGGAAGATCTTATAAAGAAGGCTAAAGATGGAGGCTTGGATGTTATTGACACTTATGTTTTCTGGAATGGCCATGAACCTTCTCCTGGCATT TACAATTTCGAAGGAAGATACGATTTGGTACGATTCATAAAGACTGTACAAGAAGTGGGGCTTTATGTTCATCTCAGAATTGGTCCTTACGTTTGTGCAGAATGGAATTTTGG AGGGTTTCCTGTTTGGTTGAAGTATGTACCTGGGATTAGCTTCAGAACAGATAATGGACCCTTCAAG GATGCGATGCAAGGCTTCACTTATAAGATTGTTCAGATGATGAAAGATCATCAGTTCTTCGCATCACAAGGTGGACCTATCATCTTATCTCAG ATTGAGAATGAGTTCGGTCCAATTCTTAAAGGGTCGTCTGATCACTCATATGTTAATTGGGCTGTAAAAATGGCGGTTGGTTTAAACACTGGAGTCCCATGGGTGATGTGCAAGGAAGATGATGCACCTGATCCAATT ATAAACACTTGCAACGGATTCTACTGTGATCACTTTACTCCAAACAAACCATATAAGCCAACGATGTGGACAGAAGCATGGACTGGCTG GTTCACATTGTTTGGTGGAACCATTCGAAAACGACCTGTAGAGGATCTAGCATTTGGAGTGACACGTTTCATTCAAAATGGAGGATCATATATAAACTACTACATG TACCATGGAGGAACAAACTTTGGACGAACTGCAGGAGGTCCATTTATCACAACTAGTTACGACTATGATGCTCCCATAGATGAATACG GGTTGGTCCAAGAGCCTAAGTATAGCCATCTTAAGCAGCTTCATCAAGCAATTAAGCAATGTGAATCAGCCTTAGTTTCTTCCGACGCAACCGTTACTAAACTAGGAAGGTACGGGGAGGCTCACGTGTTCTCCGCCGGTAAAGGAAGCTGTGCAGCTTTCCTATCGAACTATCACATGAATGCACCTGCAAAAGTAGTCTTCAACAAACGGCAATATACTCTACCTGCTTGGTCCACAAGCATTCTTCCGGATTGCGAAAACGTTGTTTACAACACTGCGACG GTTGTTGCAAAGACATCAAATGTGGAAATGGTGCCATCTGGCTCTGTCGTGTACTCGGTAGCTAGATACGATGAAGATATAGCTACTTATGGAGACCGTGGAACAATCACAGCTCTTGGATTGTTGGACCAGATTAATGTCACAcgagatacaaatgattacctTTGGTACATAACCAG TGTGGATATTAAGGAGTCAGAATCCTTCTTGCGTGGAGGTAAATGGCCGACGCTTACGGTTGATTCTGCAGGGCATGCTGTTCATGTGTTTGTTAATGGACACTTCTACG GATCTGCTTTTGGGACAAGAGAAAACAGAAAGGTTTCGTTTAGTGCACCGGTCAATCTTCGAGGTGGAGCTAACAGAGTCGCGCTACTAAGCGTAGCAGTTGGTTTGCCG AATGATGGACCACATTTTGAGACGTGGGCCACGGGAGTTGTCGGGTCTGTCGCGCTCCACGGTCTTGACGAGGGTAATAAAGACTTGAGTCGGCAGAAATGGACATATCAG GTTGGTCTACGAGGTGAAGCGTTGAACTTGATCTCTCCTACAGAAGCTTCCTCGGTTGACTGGATCAAAGGCTCATTAGCTAAGCAGAACAAACAACCTTTGACATGGTACAAG GCCTACTTTGACACGCCTAGAGGTAACGAGCCACTGGCGTTGGATCTAGAGAGTATGGGGAAAGGACAAGCGTGGATAAACGGAGAAAGCCTAGGAAGGTACTGGACGGCTATTGCCAAAGGAAACTGCGGGAGTTGCAACTACGCAGGGGCATACAGGCAAGCCAATTGCCAATCAGGTTGTGGAGAACCAACACAAAGATGGTACCATGTTCCACGTTCGTGGTTGAAGCCAAGAGGGAACTTGCTAGTGCTCTTTGAAGAACTTGGTGGAGATATATCTAAAGTCTCTGTTGTAAAGAGATCATCAGTACCCTAG